The genomic interval ATCCTGGAAGCTGTATTACCTTCATGAAATTACCAAATCCAACCCAATCTATCAAATCCGCTGGCGGATTGTGATAAGCATCATAGTTAGTGAATGCTGTAAAGAAAGCAAATAAAATAGGCATGATAGAAATCAAAAGCAACAGCACTAATGATGGAGCACTAACTACATATGCGAAACTTGTCTCGAACACATGTTTAAAATATTCTTTCGAAGATTTTATTTGTCCCGATTTTTCATATTCGATGGCTATTTGATTTGCATCTCTGATATTGATTATCCAAAAGAATATCAATATACCTAATAGTAAAATCACAATCAAACCTTCAATCATCAATACAGGAGAGTTATCTCTAAATCTGCCACCAGTTGTCTCTCCTAGTGTAAAGAATCCCCACAAACCTTTTCTAAAAAATCCATACCCCCAAGCTTTAGGTTGATTAGGCAATCCACCACTAACCAAAGAACTTGTTAAAATTTCAATTAAAACATAGACTAGCTGTATCAGAAAGAAGCATAGAGCTTTCCCTTTTTGTTTATTTCTAAGCTGCCCTGCACCCATAATAAATATAGACAGCATTCCCGATTTAGTCATTCTTTTACCAAATAACTTTTGCCATATGGAGTAACTTTTTTTATCCAAGTTATTTGTATCTGTTTTCATATTTACCTCCTATCAACAAGCAAGATCATCTATTTACCAGCATCCTCAAGTATACGTTGATAATCACTCAAAGACTTAGCCTGAGCTTCTTCAATTGACATTTTTTCTACAAAAATATTTGTCCAAACATCACGAAGAGGATCCCACATATAGTTACCTTCTTGGATGACAGGCATAGCATGGGAATAAACCGCTTGTTCCAGGAAACCATTAGAAATGGAATCTTCACTGAGTCCAGGTATCTTAGAAGAGTCTTTTACAGCTGGGATTTTACCTAATGTCCCGTAAACTACTTTCATGACATCATCGCTTGCCAAAAAGTTGATTAAGTTAATTGCTGCATTAGGATAGTCAGTATATATATTCATACCTGTAACTTGAACACCTGAAAAAGTTATAGGGTTATTGCCATTGCTGAACTTTGGTAGGGCTATTGCTCCAAAGATATCTGAAGGTTTACTATCAGCAGTAAGACCAAATTTCCCTTCTTGTATCCACAGGTCCCAATTCTTTATAATATCTTGCATCACCCAAGGACCTGTTATCGTCATTGCCACTTGACCTTTCTGGAATCGTGAAGGAGCTTGGTCTCATCCCATATCTTCTAATGTAGCCAGTCCTGGAAATAGTTTCGATTCATCCTTATTTCCATACCAATCACCAGTTACAGCTTCAATGGAAGATCTGACCTCTGGTTTATCTATGTCAAACATGTCTGGATTATTATTATCACTACCGAATACACGATATCCATCACGAGTTAGAAATGGATAGTTATGATACGCATCATAGAGCTGCCATGCCAGAATAGTATGTATATCCTCTGAATCACTTATTTCTTCACCATCTCCTTTATAGAAACGATCTTGCTTAAATGGAACTTCTATTCCAGCTCCTGAATAATTGTTTCCCCATGAAGCAACACCTTCCAATAGTTCTTCAATATAAATCTCTTCATTCTCAACCTGCTCCAATAAATTGGAAGCACTGGTTTCAATCGTTGTTGGCAAAGCAGGAAGTGCTTTCAATAATTGTTTATTATATACTAATGCTATATTTTCTATTGATGATGGGATGGCATACATATCATCTTCATACATGGTTACTTCATATGCTGATTCCTGTATATTATTCATAACCCATTGTTTTACACGCTCAGGGAATTTATATAATATACCCGATTCTCTAGCATCAACCACACTGTTGTGCGGCATATAAAAAACATCAGCTCCAAGACCTGCTGGACCATCAAGTTTCATTTTTTTTGCACCATCATTTGAATCTACATTCTCATATTCTAATGTAACGTCTGGATATTTTTCATTCCATAATTTAATAACTTGTTCAGCAAATTCATCATTATCCGTCCACAACATCAACTTCGCATCTTTTTCCATAGCATATGATTGAGATTTCTCATCCCACTTCAGGTCATCTTCAAACTTTGCAGTAACAACCTTTTTACACCCTACCAATGACATCATCAACGTTAAAACCATAATAATACAAAATAATTTTCTCATCAAAAACCCTCCTTGATATTTATTATAATCAGAAAGTTTGATTATATATCGCAAAAAACTTTCAGTTATAACATCATTTATAGTTTAACACCACAATATTAAAAAAGTCAATAAAAAATATAATCGGTTAACTTTAATTAAATATTTACTTTTTATATGTTTTATGTTTTAATATAAATATCCAAATTAATCGATTAACCAAAATATTTAATAAAATTTATCCAATTACTTGTTAGGAGGTTTATTATGGCTAAAAATAGTCCTGCAACTCTAAAAA from Vallitalea longa carries:
- a CDS encoding extracellular solute-binding protein, which translates into the protein MRKLFCIIMVLTLMMSLVGCKKVVTAKFEDDLKWDEKSQSYAMEKDAKLMLWTDNDEFAEQVIKLWNEKYPDVTLEYENVDSNDGAKKMKLDGPAGLGADVFYMPHNSVVDARESGILYKFPERVKQWVMNNIQESAYEVTMYEDDMYAIPSSIENIALVYNKQLLKALPALPTTIETSASNLLEQVENEEIYIEELLEGVASWGNNYSGAGIEVPFKQDRFYKGDGEEISDSEDIHTILAWQLYDAYHNYPFLTRDGYRVFGSDNNNPDMFDIDKPEVRSSIEAVTGDWYGNKDESKLFPGLATLEDMG